AATTTTTATATAAACTACCTTGATGACAAGATATTTTTCTTATTTTGGAGTACCGCATGGCAAATAATCCTTCAGCTTTAAAGCGTATCAGGCAGAACGACAGAAGACGCCTAAGAAATGCTTCTCGCCTTTCTCGCACAAGAACTTTTATTAAAAAAGTCGAGTCTGCGATTTCTGAAGGTGAAAAAGAGCAAGCAACAGCTGCCTTCCGTTTGGCTCAGCCTGAAATGCAAAGAGCTGCGACAAAAGGAATTATTCCTCACGGCACAATTAACCGCAAGCTATCCCGTCTTTCAGCACGCATTAAAGCATTAGGCTGATTTCCGGAAGTTGAATGGGGTGGGGGTTTTGCGCGCTTTTTTAAAGCGCGTTTTTCGTTCTTCGAAATTTT
The sequence above is drawn from the Acetobacteraceae bacterium genome and encodes:
- a CDS encoding 30S ribosomal protein S20; this translates as MANNPSALKRIRQNDRRRLRNASRLSRTRTFIKKVESAISEGEKEQATAAFRLAQPEMQRAATKGIIPHGTINRKLSRLSARIKALG